In the genome of Cellvibrio sp. KY-YJ-3, one region contains:
- a CDS encoding carbohydrate-binding protein, with protein MAGNIKATRLGDILREKGLLREDQLQLAIAEQKRRRATVDPSDKRMMDATSLGEILIEMGYITRQQLKRGLNWQMYLRKMTLVMSLVAPIMSAAGGAVAQTTTNTTTSSSSTTSSLVIQAENFSAMKGIKVEATKDTGGGSNIGAIDPGDWLAYENTVIEIAVPTTYKITYRLSSPQGGSSFYLYELDTDTEYDRVTVPKTGSWQTWVSVEQTVTLPAGRHTLGIKALSKGFNINWFKLDKIAEEAPAPTSSSSQPSSVAVSSSSQPSSVAVSSSSQPSSVAVSSSSQPSSVAVSSSSQPSSVAVSSSSQPSSAAVSSTASSTGTAPTTSLRIESEAYTAMGGIKVEPTTDEGGGFNIGAIDASDWLAYGNHEIHAPTAGNYKVSYRVSSLYGGGSFYLYNLDTGHQFAPVAVPKTGGFQKWITIEQTINLPAGTHKLGITALVKGFNLNWMQVDYKGIALPVTIQAEDFAAMSGIKVEATTDVGGGSNIGAIDAGDWLSYENKVIDIPVTGNYKVTYRTSSLYGGGSLAFHEADGSKQYDVVAVPKTGSFQKWVDVERIVTLEAGPHIFGMTALAKGYNINWFKIEEAPAGSVPSNTEPVSSSSSSSSSTSSVASSTSSQTSSAPVVSSSSSSSAAPITSSSSSSAASSLGSEGSAVAGPVYLRWNIPSLREDGTTLDISELGGYEVRYRRLTDTEYTYVSVENAYTNELNLAWLEGTYVFEVAAFDKNGLYSRFIKIAPN; from the coding sequence ATGGCTGGCAACATCAAGGCGACGCGGTTAGGGGACATCCTGCGAGAGAAGGGACTACTGCGAGAGGATCAATTGCAACTGGCCATCGCGGAGCAAAAACGCCGTCGTGCCACGGTAGACCCCAGCGATAAACGCATGATGGATGCCACCTCTTTGGGTGAAATCCTGATTGAAATGGGCTACATCACGCGCCAACAATTGAAGCGCGGTCTGAATTGGCAGATGTACCTGCGCAAAATGACCCTGGTGATGAGCCTGGTGGCGCCGATAATGAGTGCCGCCGGTGGTGCGGTGGCACAGACCACGACGAATACCACCACGAGCAGCAGCTCAACGACCAGTTCGCTGGTGATTCAGGCGGAAAACTTTTCGGCCATGAAAGGGATCAAGGTTGAGGCCACCAAAGATACGGGCGGTGGCTCGAATATTGGTGCGATAGATCCGGGCGATTGGCTGGCTTATGAAAATACGGTTATCGAGATAGCGGTACCTACCACTTACAAAATCACTTATCGCCTATCCAGCCCGCAGGGTGGCAGTAGTTTCTATTTGTACGAGCTCGACACCGATACCGAATATGACAGGGTTACAGTTCCCAAAACCGGTAGTTGGCAAACTTGGGTTAGCGTGGAGCAGACAGTGACCTTGCCCGCGGGGCGTCACACTTTGGGTATTAAAGCCTTGAGCAAGGGTTTTAATATCAATTGGTTTAAATTGGACAAGATAGCGGAAGAGGCACCGGCCCCCACTTCCAGTTCGTCACAGCCGAGTAGTGTGGCCGTGTCGAGCTCCTCCCAGCCCAGCAGCGTAGCGGTATCCAGCTCATCGCAACCGAGTAGTGTGGCAGTGTCAAGTTCCTCCCAGCCCAGCAGTGTTGCGGTATCCAGCTCGTCACAACCGAGCAGTGTGGCCGTATCGAGTTCATCGCAGCCCAGCAGCGCTGCGGTATCCAGCACGGCAAGCAGCACGGGCACTGCGCCGACTACCTCGCTGCGTATCGAATCAGAAGCTTATACCGCGATGGGGGGTATTAAAGTTGAACCCACCACTGATGAAGGTGGCGGCTTCAATATCGGTGCGATAGATGCCAGTGATTGGCTGGCCTATGGCAACCATGAAATCCATGCGCCTACCGCCGGTAATTACAAGGTGAGCTATCGCGTTTCCAGCCTTTATGGGGGCGGAAGTTTCTACCTCTACAATCTGGATACGGGGCATCAATTTGCACCCGTGGCCGTGCCCAAAACGGGCGGCTTCCAGAAATGGATTACCATCGAACAGACCATTAACCTGCCAGCGGGCACTCATAAGTTGGGCATCACTGCCCTCGTCAAGGGTTTTAATCTCAATTGGATGCAAGTGGACTACAAAGGCATAGCTCTGCCAGTCACAATCCAGGCGGAAGATTTTGCTGCTATGTCCGGTATCAAAGTGGAGGCCACCACCGATGTGGGTGGTGGTTCAAACATTGGCGCTATCGACGCGGGCGATTGGTTGTCTTATGAAAATAAGGTGATCGATATTCCCGTTACCGGTAATTACAAAGTTACTTATCGCACCTCCAGCCTCTACGGCGGCGGCAGTCTTGCATTTCATGAGGCGGATGGCAGTAAACAGTATGATGTGGTTGCCGTGCCCAAAACCGGAAGTTTCCAAAAATGGGTGGATGTGGAGCGTATAGTCACACTCGAGGCTGGCCCTCATATTTTTGGCATGACCGCGCTTGCCAAGGGTTACAACATTAACTGGTTTAAAATTGAGGAGGCACCTGCCGGTTCGGTACCGAGTAATACGGAGCCAGTCTCCAGCTCGTCCAGTTCGTCCAGCTCCACTTCGTCGGTTGCCTCATCAACTTCCTCGCAAACCAGCAGCGCGCCGGTGGTATCCAGTTCATCCTCCAGTTCGGCAGCACCGATCACCAGTTCATCAAGTTCGTCAGCTGCAAGTTCACTGGGTTCAGAGGGCAGCGCGGTTGCAGGGCCGGTGTATCTGCGCTGGAATATCCCAAGCTTGCGTGAAGACGGAACCACACTCGACATCAGTGAGTTAGGTGGTTATGAGGTGCGATATCGCCGGCTGACTGATACCGAGTACACCTATGTGAGCGTCGAGAATGCCTACACCAATGAGCTGAATCTAGCTTGGTTGGAAGGGACTTATGTGTTTGAGGTGGCCGCGTTTGATAAAAATGGTCTCTACAGCCGTTTTATCAAAATCGCACCTAACTGA